One Setaria italica strain Yugu1 chromosome II, Setaria_italica_v2.0, whole genome shotgun sequence DNA segment encodes these proteins:
- the LOC101766581 gene encoding ferredoxin-dependent glutamate synthase, chloroplastic, giving the protein MATLPRAAPTTAAALLPLPRAAPPLLLAGRAAAARRSRLRARGPSSAAARRSWVVASSSSARAVLGGIARREASPAPQKPTQQAADLNDILSERGACGVGFVANLKNEPSFNIVRDALMALGCMEHRGGCGADNDSGDGSGLMSGIPWDLFDDWANKQGLAPFDRKSTGVGMVFLPQDEKSMEEAKAATEKVFSDEGLEVLGWRTVPFNVSVVGRYAKETMPNIQQIFVKVAKEDNPDDIERELYICRKLIERAAKSSSWADELYFCSLSSRTIVYKGMLRSEVLGQFYLDLQNELYKSPFAIYHRRYSTNTSPRWPLAQPMRLLGHNGEINTIQGNLNWMRSREATVQSPVWRGREHEIRPFGDPRASDSANLDSTAELLLRSGRSPAEALMILVPEAYKNHPTLLIKYPEVIDFYDYYKGQMEAWDGPALLLFSDGRTVGATLDRNGLRPARYWRTSDDFVYVASEVGVIPMDESKVVMKGRLGPGMMITVDLQTGQVLENTAVKKNVASSNPYGTWLQERMRSIKPVNFLSSTIMDNETVLRHQQAFGYSSEDVQMVIESMASQGKEPTFCMGDDIPLAVLSQKPHLLYDYFKQRFAQVTNPAIDPLREGLVMSLEVNIGKRGNILEVGPENADQVALSSPVLNEGELESLLKDSKLKPKVLSTYFDIRKGLDGSLDSTIKALCEEADAAVRSGCQLLVLSDRSEAPEPTRPAIPILLAVGAIHQHLIQNGLRMSASIVADTAQCFSTHHFACLIGYGASAVCPYLALETCRQWRLSNKTVNLMRNGKMPTVTIEQAQRNFIKAVKSGLLKILSKMGISLLSSYCGAQIFEIYGLGQEVVDLAFCGSVSKIGGLTLDELGRETLSFWVKAFSEDTAKRLENFGFIQSRPGGEYHANNPEMSKLLHKAIREKSDNAYTVYQQHLASRPVNVLRDLLELKSDRAPIPIGKVEPATSIVERFCTGGMSLGAISRETHEAIAIAMNRIGGKSNSGEGGEDPIRWNPLTDVVDGYSSTLPHLKGLQNGDTATSAIKQVASGRFGVTPTFLVNAEQIEIKIAQGAKPGEGGQLPGKKVSAYIARLRNSKPGVPLISPPPHHDIYSIEDLAQLIYDLHQINPKAKVSVKLVAEAGIGTVASGVSKANADIIQISGHDGGTGASPISSIKHAGGPWELGLTETNQTLIQNGLRERVVLRVDGGFRSGQDVLMAAAMGADEYGFGSVAMIATGCVMARICHTNNCPVGVASQREELRARFPGVPGDLVNYFLFVAEEVRAALAQLGYEKLDDIIGRTDLLKPKHVSLVKTQHIDLGYLLSNAGLPEWSSSKIRSQDVHTNGPVLDETILADPEIADAIENEKEVSKTFQIYNVDRAVCARVAGVIAKKYGDTGFAGQLNITFNGSAGQSFGCFLTPGMNVRLVGEANDYVGKGMAGGELVVVPVDKTGFVPEDATIVGNTCLYGATGGRVFVRGKAGERFAVRNSLGQAVVEGTGDHCLEYMTGGCVVVLGKVGRNVAAGMTGGLAYILDEDDTLVPKVNKEIVKMQRVNAPAGQMQLKGLIEAYVEKTGSEKGAAVLREWEAYLPLFWQLVPPSEEDSPEACAEFERVLAKQATTQLSAT; this is encoded by the exons ATGGCCACGctcccgcgcgcggcgccgaccacggccgccgcgctcctcccgctgccccgcgccgcgccgccgctgctgctcgcggggagggccgccgccgcgcgccgctccaGGCTGCGGGCGCGGGGCCCGTCCTCCGCGGCCGCGAGGCGGAGCTGGGTCGTCGCCTCATCCTCGTCCGCCCGCGCCGTGCTCGGCGGCATCGCCCGGCGGGAGGCCTCACCCGCGCCGCAGAAGCCCACGCAGCAG GCTGCGGATTTGAACGATATATTATCTGAACGTGGAGCTTGTGGTGTTGGGTTCGTCGCAAATTTGAAAAATGAGCCTTCGTTCAACATTGTTCGCGATGCTCTAATGGCTCTTGGGTGCATGGAGCACCGGGGTGGTTGTGGAGCAGACAATGACTCCGGTGATGGGTCAGGATTGATGAGTGGTATTCCATGGGACTTGTTTGATGACTGGGCCAACAAGCAAGGACTTGCTCCCTTTGACAGAAAAAGTACTGGTGTAGGCATGGTCTTCCTTCCACAAGATGAGAAGTCCATGGAAGAAGCCAAAGCTG CAACTGAAAAGGTTTTCTCGGATGAGGGCCTTGAGGTTCTTGGCTGGAGAACTGTTCCTTTTAATGTATCAGTGGTTGGTCGTTATGCAAAAGAAACCATGCCTAATATACAACAAATATTTGTGAAAGTTGCAAAGGAAGATAATCCTGATGACATAGAGAGAGAACTATACATCTGCCGAAAGCTGATAGAGCGGGCTGCAAAATCTTCCAGTTGGGCAGATGAACTTTATTTCTGCTCTTTGTCAAGCAGAACAATTGTCTACAAAGGAATGCTTCGATCTGAGGTTCTTGGGCAGTTCTATTTGGACCTTCAGAATGAACTGTATAAATCTCCTTTTGCCATTTATCATCGAAGATACAGTACAAATACAAGTCCTAGATGGCCTCTTGCTCAACCTATGAGGTTACTTGGACACAACGGAGAGATTAACACAATACAG GGAAACTTGAACTGGATGCGATCAAGGGAAGCCACAGTACAGTCTCCTGTGTGGCGAGGTCGTGAGCATGAAATTCGCCCATTTGGTGACCCTAGAGCATCTGATTCAGCAAATCTTGACAGTACTGCTGAA TTACTGCTAAGAAGTGGTAGAAGTCCTGCTGAAGCTCTTATGATTCTCGTACCTGAGGCATACAAGAACCATCCAACACTATTGATAAAATACCCAGAG GTAATTGACTTTTATGACTACTACAAAGGACAAATGGAGGCTTGGGATGGACCTGCTTTACTCCTATTTAG tgATGGAAGGACAGTAGGAGCAACTCTTGATAGGAATGGGCTCCGTCCAGCACGCTATTGGAGAACATCAGATGACTTCGTTTATGTTGCATCTGAG GTTGGTGTTATACCGATGGACGAGTCGAAGGTAGTAATGAAAGGAAGATTAGGCCCTGGAATGATGATAACTGTTGACCTACAGACTGGACAG GTGCTTGAAAACACAGCAGTGAAGAAAAATGTAGCTTCATCAAATCCCTACGGAACTTGGTTGCAAGAACGCATGCGTTCAATAAAGCCTGTCAACTTCCTCTCCTCTACCATCATGGACAATGAGACTGTATTGAGACATCAACA GGCATTTGGCTATTCAAGTGAAGATGTGCAAATGGTGATTGAATCTATGGCTTCACAAGGAAAGGAACCAACATTTTGTATGGGCGATGACATTCCATTAGCTGTGTTGTCACAAAAGCCACACTTGTTATATGATTATTTCAAGCAGCGGTTTGCTCAG GTTACAAATCCTGCAATTGATCCACTAAGAGAAGGCTTAGTTATGTCTCTTGAAGTTAATATCGGTAAAAGAGGCAACATCTTGGAGGTTGGACCTGAAAATGCTGATCAG GTTGCCCTATCAAGCCCTGTGCTAAATGAAGGTGAACTAGAATCACTTTTGAAAGACTCAAAACTGAAGCCCAAAGTACTCTCAACGTACTTTGACATTCGTAAAGGTCTAGATGGTTCCCTTGATAGTACAATTAAGGCTCTTTGTGAAGAAGCGGATGCTGCTGTGCGGAGTGGTTGTCAACTTCTTGTGCTTTCTGACCGTTCTGAAGCACCT GAACCAACTCGGCCTGCAATACCAATTCTTCTGGCTGTTGGTGCCATCCACCAGCATTTGATTCAGAATGGACTTCGTATGTCTGCTTCTATTGTTGCTGATACTGCTCAGTGTTTCAGCACGCATCACTTTGCGTGTCTGATCGGATATGGTGCTAG TGCTGTGTGTCCTTATCTGGCACTAGAAACATGCCGGCAATGGAGGCTGAGCAACAAAACTGTTAATTTGATGCGGAATGGGAAGATGCCAACGGTGACTATTGAGCAGGCACAAAGAAACTTTATCAAG GCTGTAAAATCTGGCCTGCTCAAGATACTTTCAAAAATGGGTATCTCACTGCTATCAAG CTATTGTGGAGCTCAGATCTTTGAAATTTATGGTCTTGGTCAAGAAGTCGTCGATCTTGCCTTCTGTGGAAGTGTATCCAAAATTGGAGGGCTCACACTTGATGAG CTGGGTAGAGAAACCTTATCATTCTGGGTGAAGGCATTCTCAGAAGATACCGCGAAGAGACTAGAAAACTTTGGATTTATCCAATCCAGACCTGGAG GGGAATACCATGCAAATAATCCTGAGATGTCAAAGCTGCTGCACAAAGCAATTCGTGAAAAAAGTGATAATGCGTACACTGTCTACCAACAACACCTTGCAAGCCGTCCTGTCAAT GTCCTTCGAGATCTTCTTGAATTGAAGAGTGATCGTGCACCTATTCCTATTGGTAAAGTTGAGCCTGCAACCTCCATTGTTGAACGTTTTTGTACAGGTGGAATGTCCCTAGGAGCCATTTCAAGAGAAACACATGAAGCTATTGCAATTGCGATGAATAGGATAGGTGGAAAATCTAACTCAGGAGAAGGTGGTGAG GACCCTATCCGTTGGAATCCTCTCACAGATGTGGTAGATGGATATTCCTCGACACTTCCGCATCTCAAAGGTCTTCAGAACGGTGACACCGCCACAAGTGCCATCAAGCAG GTTGCATCTGGGCGTTTTGGAGTTACACCTACATTTTTAGTAAACGCTGAGCAAATTGAGATAAAGATTGCGCAAGGTGCAAAGCCTGGTGAAGGTGGTCAACTTCCTGGGAAAAAAGTCAGCGCATACATTGCTCGCCTAAGGAATTCCAAACCTGGAGTTCCTCTTATATCTCCACCTCCACACCATGACATCTATTCCATCGAGGATCTTGCACAGTTGATTTATGACCTCCATCAG ATCAATCCTAAAGCCAAGGTGTCCGTAAAGCTTGTAGCAGAAGCTGGAATTGGCACTGTAGCTTCTGGAGTTTCAAAGGCAAATGCAGACATAATTCAG ATATCAGGTCATGATGGTGGTACTGGAGCTAGCCCAATCAGCTCAATCAAACACGCTGGGGGTCCTTGGGAACTTGGTCTTACAGAAACGAATCAG ACACTCATACAAAATGGATTGAGAGAGAGGGTGGTACTTAGGGTGGACGGTGGATTCAGGAGTGGTCAAGATGTTcttatggctgctgccatgggTGCTGATGAATATGGTTTTGGTTCTGTAGCTATGATAGCTACTGGATGTGTCATGGCACGCATTTGCCACACAAACAATTGCCCAGTTGGAGTTGCTAGTCAG AGAGAAGAGCTTCGTGCCAGGTTTCCTGGTGTTCCTGGTGATCTTGTTAACTACTTCCTCTTTGTTGCAGAGGAG GTACGAGCTGCATTAGCCCAGTTGGGTTATGAGAAGCTGGATGATATCATCGGGCGAACAGATTTGCTTAAACCAAAGCATGTCTCTTTGGTGAAAACACAGCACATTGATCTTGGATACCTCTTATCT AATGCTGGATTGCCTGAATGGAGCAGCTCCAAGATTAGGAGCCAGGACGTCCACACTAATGGCCCTGTTCTTGATGAGACGATCCTTGCCGATCCAGAG ATAGCTGATGCGATTGAGAATGAGAAAGAGGTTTCCAAGACGTTTCAAATTTATAATGTTGATAGAGCTGTATGCGCAAGAGTAGCGGGTGTGATTGCCAAGAAGTATGGAGACACGGGCTTTGCAGGGCAGCTCAACATCAC GTTCAATGGAAGTGCAGGACAGTCTTTTGGTTGTTTTCTGACTCCTGGAATGAACGTCCGGCTAGTTGGAGAGGCCAACGATTATGTGGGAAAG GGTATGGCTGGTGGAGAACTGGTGGTGGTTCCTGTAGATAAAACAGGATTTGTTCCTGAGGATGCTACAATAGTTGGAAACACTTGTTTGTATGGAGCAACAGGTGGTCGAGTGTTTGTGAGAGGCAAGGCAGGAGAGAGATTTGCAGTTAGGAACTCTCTAGGCCAAGCAGTGGTTGAGGGCACTGGAGATCACTGCTTGGAGTACATGACTGGTGGTTGTGTAGTTGTACTTGGCAA GGTTGGGAGGAACGTTGCAGCTGGAATGACTGGTGGCCTTGCCTACATTCTGGATGAGGATGATACACTTGTCCCAAAG GTTAACAAGGAAATCGTCAAGATGCAGAGAGTGAATGCTCCGGCTGGGCAGATGCAGCTGAAGGGCTTGATCGAGGCTTATGTT GAAAAAACGGGCAGCGAGAAGGGCGCCGCAGTTTTGAGGGAATGGGAGGCATATTTGCCGCTCTTCTGGCAACTGGTACCGCCCAGCGAAGAAGACTCGCCTGAGGCTTGCGCAGAGTTCGAGAGAGTACTTGCCAAGCAAGCAACCACACAACTGTCTGCGACGTGA